The following nucleotide sequence is from Cicer arietinum cultivar CDC Frontier isolate Library 1 chromosome 2, Cicar.CDCFrontier_v2.0, whole genome shotgun sequence.
cATAAATACAACATTTTGGAAAGGAAAAAACGTTGACTTTCTAATTGGTTTGGAGTATTACGTAATACTCTGTctaattataaatatcatagtagaaaatatttgttttaaaatataaacaaaattataaatagtatttgaaaaaaaaaatcttaaatataataatttttaatatattagatgcatttattatatttttattcaaacatGTTCCTTATTAAtattagtaatttatttttaaatataaaaagttaaatttaacaCATTCAAAtacaaatgttattttaaaaacattaacacatataataagtttattaattattttaccaacatttttaatataaaaaaacaaataaatatttataatgagAGATGGAAGTAATATTACATGACATAATAGTTATGAATTACTATAACTAATGTGGTTCATAGATATTTCCTTGATCTCTTCGcccttttaatattattattaattatttctgGTTGATATAGTTcattatattcaatttattaCTACTCATATTTCTTGGTAATAGTTTTTCTGTCTCATCTTGAGtgacttatttaaaaaaatgtctaaaaaatatcattttattaatttttaatatcattaattactttttcaatCCTATCATCTAATGAATATTATGTACgtcatttttaattcattatattttacataGGATTAATGGTAAGGGTGAATATCTATTTTGGACAACTGCATTCAAAAAATATCTAGTTGAcaaaaatttagtaaaattattattttttctatttttatataatatttttaatatgtgtaaaatgataaaattaatcacttactgtaaaacaaataaaatacagATTAATTATCCACCAACAATAAATATTGAAACACATCACCTCACCTCTTTTCtctattttgaaaaagaaaaatgcagATTGTTACGAGATTTTTCTGTAAGAAATAGAAGAATAATATATAAGAACATCTAACACTTACAAATTGTAACTATTCAATTGTTAATTGATCAAACtccatatatatgtatattctTCTATTTCTTAAGCAAATTCTTCGTATCAAATAGCACTGCTCTTAtgaattttataacaaaaaaaaaattctactttgaaatgaaatataaacaaaagggTGACTGAAAAAGTTGATAtgtatagttttaatttttaatcaaataaatcaatatttcaactattatttttgtttatattttattttgaacaaaatttctaacacatatttataaattatataaaacatattttaataaccattttcaaaatattatatcaaaatttggttaatttatgtgtatgaatatgtatttttttacaaaggcaaaaaaaaaaaaaaaaccctattGAATTAACACCTTAACCAAGCACGAGGTGTGCAAGGGATCAAAGTTCAAGTACAAACACTCGAAtttcaatgataaaaaatatttcatttgttatttcattattttacacatattaagtgtacatataaataaaataaagataatatgatttttatcaaattatttttgtaagatattgatatattataaatttcataaatacatattgaaaaatatattattttaaaagtgataaagataatattaattaagtGTATAATcagaaaaaacatatattaaaagttaaaagataatttattttgaaatgatttttttttacaaataaataatttattgtagGACAGAAAAATTAATCACTAAATACTATATTCCCACCTAAGCATAAAGCTAGAGGCATCTATGCAAACTCAAAACAAAATACTCATTcagtttatttttataaattaatcattaaatatatattaaaaaagtagtTAGTGTAATTAaggtatatattttatatataattattactaattggaaatgaacaataatatgatataattaataAGGGATATATTTcgaaaaatgaacaaaaagtgTATTTAGTAAATTATAAATAGACTTATATTTAGAgaacatttttttaaagagtaTTTATAATTAGGGACAAATAGAGTAATTACACATTGAACTCCAAATAATTTAAAGGATTTAGAACCCATTGTAAGATTGAGTAAGTAAAATTCTTTGATTCTAGATAACACCTTTGCCTGCTCAAAATTGTTTCTTCAGGAATGCATTTACCTTGAAAGACTATTGCATTTTGACTTCTTCTAGATTACTTATTTtgacataaaaacaaaaaaatttaaaggcaGATGCTAATAAATATGGTAAAAATACTTACTGAATTATTGTTTTGAGGAAttagtaaatatttaattatgcaaaaaaatttcaattgaaaATGCATCGAAATTAGtacaattataagtttttttttttaattcagaCACGCCTTGAAATTTTCAGGTAATTAAGATTGAACTTAAAACATGCACCACCTATAAACTAGTTTGAACATAAAGTTTGACCAATGCATAATTTGTCAAAAAGGACATTTAATTTACTTGCTTTGCCATTTcattattgtgaacaaattaatTTCTTTGCTGTACAAACGAATCCCTTCCGAAAACAAGTAATGTACAACtacacaaataaattataaaaatgatactCCTTTCGATTTccgaatataaaataaattaagtataaaaaattgatatatttaattataattttaaacgaaatatataaattttctttaatattatttttgtttatatttgtctGAATTCAATATCTTTAAAAAACCatacatattataataataataataataataataataataatatataataataataataataataataataataataataataataataataataataaNNNNNNNNNNNNNNNNNNNNNNNNNNNNNNNNNNNNNNNNNNNNNNNNNNNNNNNNNNNNNNNNNNNNNNNNNNNNNNNNNNNNNNNNNNNNNNNNNNNNNNNNNNNNNNNNNNNNNNNNNNNNNNNNNNNNNNNNNNNNNNNNNNNNNNNNNNNNNNNNNNNNNNNNNNNNNNNNNNNNNNNNNNNNNNNNNNNNNNNNNNNNNNNNNNNNNNNNNNNNNNNNNNNNNNNNNNNNNNNNNNNNNNNNNNNNNNNNNNNNNNNNNNNNNNNNNNNNNNNNNNNNNNNNNNNNNNNNNNNNNNNNNNNNNNNNNNNNNNNNNNNNNNNNNNNNNNNNNNNNNNNNNNNNNNNNNNNNNNNNNNNNNNNNNNNNNNNNNNNNNNNNNNNNNNNNNNNNNNNNNNNNNNNNNNNNNNNNNNNNNNNNNNNNNNNNNNNNNNNNNNNNNNNNNNNNNNNNNNNNNNNNNNNNNNNNNNNNNNNNNNNNNNNNNNNNNNNNNNNNNNNNNNNNNNNNNNNNNNNNNNNNNNNNNNNNNNNNNNNNNNNNNNNNNNNNNNNNNNNNNNNNNNNNNNNNNNNNNNNNNNNNNNNNNNNNNNNNNNNNNNNNNNNNNNNNNNNNNNNNNNNNNNNNNNNNNNNNNNNNNNNNNNNNNNNNNNNNNNNNNNNNNNNNNNNNNNNNNNNNNNNNNNNNNNNNNNNNNNNNNNNNNNNNNNNNNNNNNNNNNNNNNNNNNNNNNNNNNNNNNNNNNNNNNNNNNNNNNNNNNNNNNNNNNNNNNNNNNNNNNNNNNNNNNNNNNNNNNNNNNNNNNNNNNNNNNNNNNNNNNNNNNNNNNNNNNNNNNNNNNNNNNNNNNNNNNNNNNNNNNNNNNNNNNNNNNNNNNNNNNNNNNNNNNNNNNNNNNNNNNNNNNNNNNNNNNNNNNNNNNNNNNNNNNNNNNNNNNNNNNNNNNNNNNNNNNNNNNNNNNNNNNNNNNNNNNNNNNNNNNNNNNNNNNNNNNNNNNNNNNNNNNNNNNNNNNNNNNNNNNNNNNNtaataataataataataataataataataataataataataataataataataataatatacgtTCACATAACATAAACATGAATTCACACCGTTAATAGCGATCTCTTAATTTATCCCTTTAACTTCTAAAGAAGCATATGTATGAGACAAATTAAACTATAAATGATTCCCTCCAAAAATGTCAAATGTGATGATGTACTACCAATCGAAAGTCAATTTTATAGATAAGTTGAAAGGGAAAGGGCTGCATCAAGTTCACTAAGCTAAACCACACAAACCAATGTTTTAAATCACAATTTGTTATATAACGATTGTATGGTTGTATAGTTGAGTCGTGATCTTTATggttgatataaaaaaattgcatttaaatATAACCAATGCAACCTTAATTACGATTTTAACACttccaaatatataatttttttatatcattttttatttttaaaaataaatgttaacaaGTGTCATTAATCATTTGTTAAGGAATATtgaaaaattttgaattttttaaaatttaaaatttgtgttattttaaagtaaaatttatttttaattatttaatagatAAAGACATTTGTTAACATTTGCTAGCAACACCTACgttgaaaaacaatgaaaactTAACTGAATAACAACCTTGATGTCGCAATTCACATCACATTCGTGGAAAATTTTAAAGCCATGTTGAGCTCAACTACTATTCACAAGCATATAAAGAAGagcaaatattatttatttaattttgaagttAAAGAAgggaaaatataatatttttgaaattataaaaagaagGGTATATTGGTACATAGAGAAATAATATGAAAAAAGCTTATGAGTTGGGTAAAGTGACCACCACCATGCAAAACCTTTCAtctcacatcacataaacattaATGGTAGCTATGATTTTAGAaactttaaaaagtaaaaaatagagCTTTCCCAGTGCAGTCACATTGAATGCACAACGCGGTTTTGAGAGGCACAAAGtgtttagagagagagagagagagatataaCTCTATTGAGCTGACTTTTTCTTTGTCTTACTCTCTTATGAGAATAGTTAATGCTATTGCTGTCAACTTTTGACTATTTACACCCTTCTCTTTTTTCTTCCCCTATTTATACACCCTCTCGTTTTGACTCTTGCTTTAACACATTCCTAACAagtaaaaggaaaagaaaaaaaaggcaATATTTGAGTAGAAACatataaaaagtttatatatatttttttaaattagagaAAAAGGGGTGTATAAGGAAAAATGGTAAGACCACCTTGTTGTGATAAAGAAGGTGTGAAAAAAGGACCATGGACTCCTGAAGAAGATATCATTTTGGTGTCTTATATTCAAGAACATGGTCCTGGAAATTGGAAGGCTGTTCCTACCAATACAGGTAATTagtttatcaatatttttttttttaatttaatttaatttttttgtctctTTATCTTATTAAACAATataacaaacaaaattttgattttttttttactaatattgtgatttgaaattaataatatttttagattttgtgtgtgtcttgttttttagacaataataaaaggaaatttttatttagtttttttttaaaaaatgttgtgATTTGGAATTAATAGTCATGTTTGTTGTTTATTTCAGGTTTGTTAAGGTGTAGTAAGAGTTGTAGACTTAGATGGACAAATTATTTGAGGCCAGGAATCAAAAGGGGTAACTTCACTGACCAAGAAGAGAAAATGATTATTCATCTTCAAGCTCTTTTAGGAAATaggtatatattaattaattaaccttCAACTTCTTTTTtctagtattttaattttaaacatatACTTTAATGTTGAAATTACTCGCACAATTGAGTTTGCTTCTCAAGTTGTGAAATTTGATTTTCAGAGAATCTTGATTTTCAGAGAATCgcaatcaaatataattaatgctGTCTTAATCGCTTTTTAATTGTAGTCATAGAGACATTAAAAATCGTTGACGTTGtagacatttttttaaaagttttgaatatatatcttaaaagtaaaatttaattactcattttcttcaaagtttttattttgagatattttcaTATGCTAAAATTGAATCACAATGATTAATATTGTACAGATGGGCTGCAATAGCTGCATATCTTCCTCAAAGAACAGataatgacataaaaaattattggaacacttatttgaagaaaaagctCAAGAAATTGGAAACAAGCAATTGTTCTGAATCAAGTTTAGGAAATGAATTTTCAGTTTCTCAACCAATTGCTAGAGGTCAATGGGAAAGAAGGCTTCAAACCAACATTGACATGGCAAAAAAAGCACTTAGTGAAGCTCTTTCACAAGACAAAAGCACTTTTAATGAAGGAAGGGCAAAAGGGTCAATTCATGTTGAATCAAAACCAACAGCAACACAAACACAATCTTTTTGTTATGCTTCAAGTGCTGACAACATAGCTCGTTTGTTAAAAGGTTGGATGAAAAATAAACCAAAAGGGTCACatagtaataataattcatatgtGACACAAAATTCATTTGCTTGTGACAATGCTTCTAGTGAAGGAAGGGCAAAAGGGTCAATTAGTTTTGAAATCGATGAGACTTTTGAATCTTTGTTTGGTTATGAGTCTTTGGAATCTTCAAATTCTGATCAATTTTCACAATCTGTTTCCCCTGAAGTTACAATTTTCCAAGATGAGAGTAAGCCAGAGATTGGTGATAATGAAATTATGCATTTCTCTATGCTTGAGAAATGGCTTCTAGATGATAGTGCTTGTCAAGAGAAAAATAGCCTTAGtgaaattaattacatattttgaaaattgttgccactttattttagaattttaaattttgtaagatTCTAGGACTTACCCTAGTTGAATATCTCACTTTGGCCTTTAAACCCTTTGGTGGTAGAAATGTAAATTCCAATCCAATATTATTGACATTATAATATGATGATGATCATATTCTAATTAATTCTTAGATGTCTCACTATGAAATTTGTTCTCTTTATCACAAGTTtaatgttttgtattttatgttaCTTGCTTTATTCTTCGGCTATGTTTGGATTGATATagtaattttgttaaaattctTTGTTCGTGGTTCTAATTTCCTCAATATTACTACCAATTAATATATGCACTTCAATGGAATTTTATTTCTATGGCAAGAAACAACTTAATAACACAATCTATAAGATGAAATGTgtcatttgaataaaatataaataaaattgataattgaaaaattgatgtatttagttacaaatttaatttaaatactctaaatttttaatttatattttatttcaaaataatatttttgtgataCTATGATTTTAGAGAGATATATCTTGTCTCGTAGTCATCATGTACATAAAAAGATGGAGTATATAATTAAGAGACCAAAGTCAATTCTATCATTTACTTTGGCGTTCTTGGTTGAAACTTGGATATCATAAGCAAATAAAAACTCCATCATTATaagctttcattttattttgaagatcGCTAATAAGAACGTAATCAAAGAAAAGTTTAGTTTGTATAGAGAAatacttatatttattacttttacaattttaatttacatttataatacaaaacttatttttattgattttttaatatatatttttgacttaattgcagttttagttatcttattttagttgaatcgcgaaaaTGATCttcccattttatttctcccaaGTTTTGATCATCTGAAtaaaattttggtccaaaattttataaagtgtcatttttttaagtcacaccacaccatttatgatcatagatctcaagtacaattgttgcgccacgagatcttgaggcatgatgtggtttaaataagcgcaaaaaaaaaagatatttcatcaagttttggaccaaaattctattcagaggatcaaaactaaaaaaaaaaataaaatagagaaactatttttgtgattcaactaaaataagaggatcaaaactgtaattaaagttatattttttaaattaaacagGGCCAAAGGCCAAAAAGGAAGAATGATAGAGAAATCAAATGAGTAGAGATTACTAATAAATCAACACTCACCAAAGAAATAATATCACTAggatgatgataaattttttaataacaacGTTCAAATTAagaacttaaattatatttatgttattagaAGGAACAAGAAGATGAATTTTACTCAATTGTATAccaaatattatttgatttatgtaAACTAAATATGACCAATTGTTGGTTTATTAAGTTGATAATTTGATATGATAGCAACCAATTTTCCAATTATGGTGACTATGAGAATGAAGTGGAAGAGTTTCTTAAAATTGCAATGAACAAACTTCTTAAACAAAGGAACAATTGTTTGTCTTTGTGTTAATTGTGTGAACATCTAAAGGGATTTGTAAGAGATATTCAATGTGAACATGCCATGATAAATTGTAAAACACAGTAAGTGTGTTTCAAAGAGAGGAGATTGATGTAAATATGGACAATGGATTTAAGAACATGATCTATGAAATTGGACAATAGTACTCTTTTCAACAAGGACATGTGTATGAAACTTTGTGCTAAGAAATAACACTAAAATTAAGAAAAGTGGATTTTCCATCTTTTTCTCATTATGTTTTCATCATGCATGATGTCATAATTACATCCAGCCTTATCTTGTGTTTTGGGAGAACGTTTTCATCTAGCTAAATTCATGAACCTagcaatatatatattagaagaatcaatatatatatatatatatatatatatatatataaacattaaaatttactaattcaatcataagtaaaaaaaattagttgaatATATGATTTCCTACTCAATTCTACAAATGatcatataattttaaaattaatttatactttattaaataattttaaatgaagtacaataattttttcaataatataagTGAATATCGATTCTCAAATTACTTAGCTAAAAgttttgaatcaaataataatttaattatcttttataaaaatgatcAAAAGATAGTATAATATAACTGTAATCGATGAAATACaacatttgattttattactattaagattattatttataaaaaaatagaaaagaaaaaaatattattaataacaacaatattcattatcattttttaaatgtgatttGAACCATGTTCTTTGAGATCTCCATATCAAATTCTTATCATTAAAGTAATAcctgatattattattattattattattattattattattattattattattattattattaatactaCAAATTTACAAATTATTAAGATTACGTTTacatacattaaaataatattgatttaaataCAATATTACGATTACGATACGTTAACTTATTTCACATCTCATATTACAGGTCTTTTTGTTACATATTAAAGgagatttttagaaaaaatctaAGCTACTTAATGTATATTTGTTATCatggtaaaaattatttttaaaatctttagtaaaataattttcaagagaaATTATACAAAACAACTTCTCATTCAagctatttttatatttgattttcaaattttcattttttttaaaatttcaaacaaatcattgaaaactccaaaaatcaattattattatttttaattaaaagtaatatttatttatttaaattagtaGAAATTATATCAATCATGAATAAGACAATTC
It contains:
- the LOC101515285 gene encoding myb-related protein 306-like — encoded protein: MVRPPCCDKEGVKKGPWTPEEDIILVSYIQEHGPGNWKAVPTNTGLLRCSKSCRLRWTNYLRPGIKRGNFTDQEEKMIIHLQALLGNRWAAIAAYLPQRTDNDIKNYWNTYLKKKLKKLETSNCSESSLGNEFSVSQPIARGQWERRLQTNIDMAKKALSEALSQDKSTFNEGRAKGSIHVESKPTATQTQSFCYASSADNIARLLKGWMKNKPKGSHSNNNSYVTQNSFACDNASSEGRAKGSISFEIDETFESLFGYESLESSNSDQFSQSVSPEVTIFQDESKPEIGDNEIMHFSMLEKWLLDDSACQEKNSLSEINYIF